In Alicyclobacillus macrosporangiidus CPP55, a single window of DNA contains:
- a CDS encoding toprim domain-containing protein, with amino-acid sequence MTRCGEGPSVTTERVRIREIVVVEGWHDKQAVDRALDADVWVLGGDRVARRTLAELRRASQHRGVILLTDPDGPGERIRRRVAEAVPGCKHAHVPRSKARGHGRIGVEHADPAAIRDAVLAARPERTHARPEPVFHLTDLADAGLTQHPLAAFRRRRVGEILGIGYANAKSFLKKLNALGVTRAEWDAALAALASEEDRHGDPRGRGEAQ; translated from the coding sequence ATGACGCGGTGCGGGGAAGGCCCTTCCGTCACCACCGAGCGGGTGCGCATCCGCGAGATCGTCGTCGTCGAGGGATGGCACGACAAACAGGCGGTGGACCGGGCGCTCGATGCCGACGTGTGGGTGCTCGGGGGCGATCGCGTCGCCCGGCGGACGCTGGCGGAGTTGCGCAGGGCCAGCCAGCACCGCGGCGTCATCCTCCTCACAGACCCGGACGGTCCCGGGGAGCGCATTCGCCGGAGGGTCGCCGAGGCGGTGCCTGGTTGCAAGCACGCGCACGTGCCCCGATCGAAGGCCCGTGGACACGGTCGCATCGGCGTCGAGCACGCCGATCCCGCAGCCATCCGGGACGCGGTGCTGGCGGCGCGCCCTGAGCGCACCCACGCGCGACCAGAACCGGTGTTCCATCTCACCGACCTGGCGGACGCAGGGCTGACCCAACACCCCCTGGCCGCGTTTCGGCGCCGGCGGGTGGGGGAGATACTCGGTATCGGATACGCCAATGCCAAGTCGTTTCTGAAAAAACTCAACGCGTTAGGCGTCACCCGGGCGGAGTGGGATGCCGCCTTGGCGGCGTTGGCGTCGGAGGAGGACCGGCATGGAGACCCGCGTGGACGCGGCGAAGCCCAGTGA
- a CDS encoding TatD family hydrolase translates to MLFDTHCHLFDERFRDDLDEVVARARTAGVRHFVVPGVDLETSQAAIALAERYEGVYAAVGVHPESLAEYRPEMLDGIRRLAAHPKVVAIGEIGLDYYWDVAPREVQKQVFQAQIDLARELGLPVVVHNRDATEDVVHILETGAAGVTGVMHCFTGDLETAMRCVRCGFLISYGGPLTFKNAEDVRQGAAGVPLDALVVETDSPYLSPHPFRGKRNEPERVRLVAEKLAEVRGLPLEEMAAITTRNALRLFRRVTE, encoded by the coding sequence ATGCTGTTCGACACCCACTGCCATCTGTTCGACGAGCGGTTCCGGGACGACCTGGACGAGGTGGTGGCGCGCGCCCGCACGGCGGGTGTGCGCCACTTCGTCGTCCCCGGGGTCGACCTGGAGACCAGTCAGGCGGCCATCGCCCTGGCCGAGCGGTATGAAGGGGTGTACGCGGCGGTCGGTGTGCATCCCGAGTCCCTCGCCGAGTACCGGCCGGAGATGCTCGACGGCATTCGGCGGTTGGCCGCGCATCCGAAGGTCGTGGCCATCGGTGAGATCGGGCTGGACTATTACTGGGATGTGGCGCCGCGCGAGGTGCAGAAGCAGGTGTTTCAGGCACAGATCGACCTGGCGCGCGAGCTGGGGCTGCCGGTCGTCGTCCACAACCGGGACGCCACGGAGGACGTGGTCCACATCCTCGAAACGGGCGCGGCCGGGGTTACCGGCGTCATGCACTGTTTTACGGGTGACCTGGAGACGGCGATGCGCTGTGTGCGCTGCGGCTTTTTGATCTCGTACGGGGGACCCCTGACGTTCAAGAACGCGGAGGATGTGCGACAGGGGGCGGCCGGGGTGCCGCTGGATGCGCTGGTGGTGGAGACCGATTCGCCGTACCTGTCCCCCCATCCCTTCCGCGGCAAGCGCAACGAACCGGAGCGCGTGCGCCTCGTCGCAGAGAAGCTGGCGGAGGTCCGCGGCCTCCCGCTCGAGGAGATGGCGGCCATCACGACGCGCAATGCCCTTCGCCTGTTCAGGCGGGTGACGGAATGA